In Candidatus Roseilinea sp., one DNA window encodes the following:
- a CDS encoding 2,3-butanediol dehydrogenase: MKAARWHDQRDVRIEDVPECTPKPGQVKLKVHYCGICGTDLHEYLEGPMFIAKQPHPLTGYGAPVIIGHEFAGEIIAIGEGVTGWSIGDRVALEGYHICHECYYCQRHEYNRCERLAFHGFSAPGGLAETVCAPAYQLYPLDPRVSWEASPLVEPTAVAVRAVNHVKPLLGERALVVGAGPIGLAVLQVLRAAGINRIAVVEPARKRREMALEFGATIALDPRRDDVEREIRNFTNQLGADIAFECGGNDAAYQTAVRNTRKGARICLVSQTNTPFRLFVNEIGFNERVLIGTVAYCGEFAPAIQLIAEGKVRAGDMITARISLDHLVDVGYRELMEHTDEHVKIIVSPWM; the protein is encoded by the coding sequence ATGAAAGCAGCGCGTTGGCACGATCAACGTGACGTGCGAATCGAAGATGTTCCGGAGTGCACGCCGAAACCCGGACAGGTCAAACTGAAAGTGCATTACTGCGGCATTTGCGGCACCGACCTGCACGAATACCTCGAAGGGCCGATGTTCATCGCCAAACAACCGCATCCGCTCACCGGCTATGGCGCGCCGGTGATCATCGGCCACGAGTTCGCAGGCGAGATCATCGCCATCGGCGAGGGCGTCACCGGTTGGTCCATCGGCGACCGCGTGGCGCTGGAGGGATACCACATCTGCCACGAATGCTATTACTGCCAGCGCCACGAATACAACCGCTGCGAGCGGCTGGCGTTTCATGGCTTCTCGGCGCCGGGGGGATTGGCCGAAACGGTGTGCGCGCCTGCTTACCAGCTCTATCCACTCGACCCGCGCGTGAGCTGGGAAGCATCACCTCTGGTCGAGCCGACGGCGGTAGCCGTGCGCGCCGTCAATCACGTCAAGCCGTTGTTGGGCGAGCGTGCGCTGGTCGTCGGCGCCGGGCCGATCGGTTTGGCCGTGCTTCAGGTGTTGCGCGCCGCCGGCATCAACCGCATCGCCGTCGTCGAGCCGGCCCGCAAGCGGCGCGAGATGGCGCTCGAATTCGGCGCGACCATCGCGCTGGATCCACGCCGCGACGACGTGGAGCGCGAAATCCGCAACTTCACGAATCAGCTCGGCGCCGACATCGCCTTTGAATGCGGCGGCAACGACGCCGCCTACCAAACGGCAGTGCGCAACACACGCAAAGGTGCGCGCATTTGCCTCGTCAGCCAGACCAATACGCCCTTCCGTCTGTTCGTCAACGAGATCGGCTTCAACGAGCGCGTGCTGATCGGCACGGTGGCGTACTGCGGCGAGTTCGCGCCGGCCATTCAGTTGATCGCCGAAGGCAAAGTGCGGGCCGGCGATATGATCACAGCGCGCATTAGCCTCGATCATCTGGTGGATGTTGGCTACCGCGAGCTGATGGAGCACACCGACGAGCACGTGAAGATCATCGTCTCACCCTGGATGTAA
- a CDS encoding ABC transporter permease encodes MTERAISSPLRQRPAKPLHPMRTVMHLLRWVTVGLLLAFTLIPLIFMLTTSLKSPIEIRVSGSLLPSEGIFLVNWERAFRNVPLPRYLWNSLLVGIMSTAMTLLVAVPASYAIVRFRAGGRLLPSWILGTYVAPPIVISVPVFMLMRSVGLVDQPFGLALLHMVANLPVATWMLMDFVRSLPMEVEEAAQMDGASHWGVLLRIVVPLILPGLVATAIICLILSWNEFLFALILTYSLRSQTFPIGISEFQGEHGLQFGEISAAALTGIVPVYVLAMFFQRYLIHGLTRGSVK; translated from the coding sequence ATGACCGAACGAGCGATCTCTTCACCGCTTCGCCAGCGGCCGGCGAAGCCGCTGCACCCGATGCGCACGGTCATGCACCTGCTGCGCTGGGTAACGGTCGGGCTACTGCTGGCGTTCACGCTCATCCCGCTGATCTTCATGCTGACGACTTCGTTGAAGTCGCCCATCGAGATCCGCGTCTCCGGCAGCCTGCTCCCCTCCGAGGGGATCTTTCTGGTGAACTGGGAGCGCGCCTTTCGGAACGTGCCGTTGCCGCGCTATCTGTGGAATTCACTCCTCGTCGGGATCATGAGCACGGCCATGACGCTGCTCGTCGCCGTGCCGGCCAGCTATGCGATTGTGCGCTTTCGCGCCGGCGGGCGATTGCTACCGTCGTGGATCCTCGGCACCTACGTCGCCCCGCCCATCGTGATCAGCGTGCCGGTGTTCATGCTGATGCGCTCCGTCGGCCTGGTAGATCAGCCGTTTGGGCTGGCCTTGCTGCACATGGTCGCCAACCTGCCGGTGGCCACATGGATGCTGATGGACTTCGTGCGTAGCTTGCCCATGGAAGTCGAGGAGGCGGCGCAGATGGACGGCGCCTCTCACTGGGGCGTACTGCTGCGCATCGTCGTCCCACTCATCTTGCCCGGCCTGGTCGCTACGGCGATCATCTGCCTCATCCTGTCGTGGAACGAATTCTTGTTTGCGTTGATCCTCACCTACAGTCTGCGCTCGCAGACCTTCCCGATCGGCATCTCCGAGTTTCAGGGCGAGCACGGGCTGCAGTTCGGAGAGATCTCTGCGGCAGCGCTCACCGGCATCGTGCCGGTGTATGTGCTGGCGATGTTCTTCCAACGCTATCTGATTCACGGCTTGACGCGCGGCAGCGTGAAATAG
- a CDS encoding sugar ABC transporter permease: MIGPAVLTLIVFSLYPLVYSIALSATDSQLARPFREFIAFKNYTDAARDALFGNSLVLTFIYAFGVTAIETVIGFGLALLLNRESGPTRFARTLGLLPFITPPVAIAAIWRLIYDPSSGMLNHYLVRAGILEQNVAFLGVPGLAMASVMLVDIWQWTPFVFLLSLAVLAGLPHEPYEAAAVDGANGWQQFIHITLPLCLPGVLIIAILRLIGAMKVFDLVFMLTFGGPGSSTQVASFYIYKTAFQQFKTGYASAMTIIVIVILSVLVTLLTALYRRVQAKYGP, from the coding sequence ATGATCGGGCCGGCCGTCTTGACGCTGATCGTCTTCTCGCTCTATCCGCTGGTCTATTCCATCGCCCTGAGCGCGACCGACTCTCAACTGGCGCGACCGTTTCGCGAATTCATCGCGTTCAAAAACTACACCGATGCGGCTAGGGATGCGCTGTTCGGCAACTCGCTGGTGCTCACGTTCATCTATGCGTTCGGCGTCACCGCAATTGAGACGGTTATCGGCTTTGGACTGGCGCTGTTGCTGAACCGCGAGAGCGGCCCGACGCGCTTCGCGCGCACGCTGGGTCTGCTGCCGTTCATCACCCCGCCGGTCGCCATCGCAGCCATCTGGCGGCTGATCTATGACCCATCATCGGGCATGCTGAACCACTACCTCGTGCGCGCCGGAATCCTGGAACAGAACGTTGCCTTCCTCGGCGTGCCTGGCCTGGCCATGGCATCGGTGATGTTGGTGGACATATGGCAGTGGACGCCGTTCGTCTTTTTGCTCTCGCTGGCCGTGCTGGCCGGCCTGCCGCATGAGCCATACGAAGCTGCGGCCGTGGACGGCGCGAACGGTTGGCAACAATTCATTCACATCACGCTGCCGTTGTGCCTGCCCGGCGTGCTCATCATCGCCATCCTGCGTTTGATCGGCGCGATGAAGGTCTTCGACCTGGTATTCATGCTCACCTTTGGCGGGCCGGGGTCGTCCACGCAGGTTGCTTCGTTCTACATCTACAAGACGGCCTTTCAGCAATTCAAAACCGGCTACGCCTCGGCCATGACGATCATCGTCATCGTCATCCTGTCGGTGTTGGTCACGCTGCTCACGGCGCTCTACCGGCGGGTACAGGCGAAATACGGGCCATGA
- a CDS encoding sugar ABC transporter substrate-binding protein, which yields MTRNNRTFSMLGGALAAALVLSACAVPAAPGTVRQVEVTREVVVTATPEPTAPKPFEGQSINVLTIQPHAVATRALAKWFEEETGARVQVLVVPYANVTEKAILDVTSGAGEYDVIEIWYPMLGKLVESGVLEDLTQWWEENKESLQFDDFVPSIADPYTLIDGKRWALPYDGDTHLLFYNRELLEKYGVKPPTTWAEYREACKTITEQGKSEGIYGCAIMGAKVPIILLSTFINRLQGYGASFFDADGKPAINSPEAVAALQELVDQLPYALPDPKAVAFDEALGGFTTGKVGMVEFWTDLGQMSDNPEQSKIMKKWGAVPMPKGEGPNAASRPALNAGFALGISTLAQNKPLAYEFLKFVGRPDINVRVNTIVGGLDPTRKSTFDAEPYRTHVTPELADAAKAALSGAFAWPTNAKWPEMQDVLTENVAEALAGTKTPQQALDDTQAKWLEILGK from the coding sequence ATGACACGAAATAACCGCACATTTTCGATGCTGGGCGGCGCGCTTGCGGCTGCACTCGTCTTGAGCGCCTGCGCTGTGCCGGCTGCCCCGGGCACGGTGCGCCAGGTCGAGGTCACGCGCGAAGTGGTGGTCACGGCCACCCCCGAGCCAACTGCGCCCAAGCCGTTCGAGGGGCAATCCATCAACGTTCTGACCATCCAGCCGCATGCCGTGGCGACACGCGCCCTGGCTAAATGGTTCGAGGAGGAGACCGGCGCGCGCGTCCAGGTGCTCGTCGTGCCGTACGCCAACGTCACCGAGAAGGCCATCCTCGACGTCACTTCCGGCGCCGGCGAATACGACGTGATCGAGATTTGGTATCCCATGCTCGGCAAGCTGGTGGAGAGCGGCGTATTGGAGGATCTCACCCAGTGGTGGGAGGAGAACAAGGAGTCGTTGCAGTTCGATGACTTTGTGCCCTCGATTGCCGATCCCTACACGCTGATAGACGGCAAACGCTGGGCGCTGCCTTATGACGGCGACACGCACCTGTTGTTCTACAACCGCGAGTTGCTGGAAAAGTACGGCGTGAAGCCGCCGACGACATGGGCAGAATACCGCGAAGCCTGCAAGACCATCACCGAGCAGGGCAAATCCGAGGGCATCTACGGCTGCGCCATCATGGGCGCCAAAGTGCCGATCATCCTGCTGTCCACGTTCATTAACCGGCTGCAGGGCTATGGCGCCAGCTTCTTCGATGCCGATGGCAAGCCGGCCATCAACAGCCCGGAGGCCGTCGCGGCCCTGCAAGAGCTGGTGGATCAGCTCCCCTATGCTTTGCCCGACCCGAAGGCCGTGGCGTTCGACGAAGCGCTCGGCGGCTTCACCACCGGCAAGGTGGGCATGGTCGAGTTCTGGACCGACCTAGGGCAGATGAGCGACAACCCAGAGCAGTCCAAGATCATGAAGAAGTGGGGCGCCGTGCCGATGCCAAAGGGCGAAGGCCCGAACGCTGCCAGCCGACCCGCGCTCAACGCCGGATTCGCGCTGGGCATCTCCACGCTGGCGCAGAACAAGCCGCTGGCCTATGAGTTCCTGAAGTTCGTCGGCCGGCCGGACATCAACGTGCGGGTCAACACCATCGTCGGCGGCCTCGACCCCACGCGCAAGTCCACCTTCGACGCCGAGCCCTATCGCACGCACGTCACGCCGGAGCTGGCCGATGCCGCGAAGGCAGCGCTGAGCGGCGCGTTCGCTTGGCCCACCAACGCCAAGTGGCCGGAGATGCAGGATGTGCTGACCGAGAACGTCGCGGAGGCGCTGGCCGGCACGAAGACGCCCCAACAGGCGCTGGACGACACGCAGGCCAAGTGGCTCGAGATACTCGGCAAGTAA
- a CDS encoding mandelate racemase — MKISDVRFIALRQPLQQPLRLAWGAMHHRHFGLVVVETDAGIRGVGETSVNFPGWAIVERKATIEEGLKPLLIGEDPLDVAGIWQKMHRAFARLGVLWGKGAVMSAIGGVDIALWDIVGKVSDKPIYALLGGTQPARAPLYATGLDPANLADSARAFTDQGYRAVKVRIGFDEARDIANVEAVRRAVGDDNHVLVDANMAYDLDTAKRMAAALRPYHLYWLEEPLVANDLEGYRTLKEHTDIPLAAGENQFDVADATALLDTNAIRYLMPDPTRAGGLSEARRICALAQARGLLYSPHHYGADIGFAATLHLIAATPGAAYMLRDVAPAPLRESVLRTPIVVADGFATTPDAPGLGIELNWDVIRAHEVHL, encoded by the coding sequence ATGAAAATCAGCGATGTCCGCTTCATCGCCCTGCGCCAGCCGCTGCAACAGCCGCTGCGTCTAGCTTGGGGAGCGATGCACCATCGCCATTTCGGCCTGGTGGTCGTCGAAACAGACGCCGGCATCCGGGGTGTGGGCGAGACTTCGGTGAACTTCCCCGGATGGGCCATCGTCGAGCGCAAGGCCACCATCGAAGAGGGGCTGAAGCCGCTGCTGATCGGCGAAGATCCGCTGGACGTGGCGGGCATCTGGCAAAAGATGCACCGCGCGTTCGCACGTCTGGGCGTGCTATGGGGCAAAGGCGCGGTCATGTCGGCCATCGGCGGCGTGGACATTGCGCTGTGGGACATCGTCGGCAAGGTGAGCGACAAACCCATCTACGCGCTGTTGGGCGGTACGCAGCCGGCGCGCGCGCCGCTCTACGCCACCGGGTTGGACCCGGCCAACCTGGCCGATAGCGCACGTGCCTTCACCGACCAGGGCTATCGCGCCGTGAAGGTACGCATCGGCTTCGACGAAGCGCGCGACATCGCCAACGTGGAGGCAGTGCGGCGCGCCGTGGGCGACGACAACCATGTGTTGGTGGACGCCAACATGGCCTATGATCTGGACACAGCAAAGCGCATGGCCGCGGCGCTACGGCCCTATCACCTCTACTGGCTGGAAGAACCGTTGGTCGCTAACGATCTAGAAGGCTATCGCACGCTGAAGGAGCACACCGATATTCCGCTTGCTGCCGGCGAGAACCAGTTCGACGTGGCCGATGCGACCGCGCTGCTGGACACGAACGCCATTCGCTATTTGATGCCCGATCCAACGCGCGCCGGCGGCTTGAGCGAGGCACGGCGCATCTGTGCGTTGGCGCAGGCGCGCGGGCTGCTCTATTCTCCACATCACTACGGCGCCGACATAGGCTTTGCAGCCACATTGCACCTGATCGCAGCAACGCCCGGCGCAGCCTATATGCTGCGCGATGTGGCGCCCGCGCCGCTGCGCGAGTCGGTGCTACGCACGCCGATCGTAGTCGCAGACGGCTTCGCGACGACACCAGACGCACCTGGGTTAGGCATTGAGCTGAATTGGGATGTCATCCGCGCTCACGAAGTGCATTTGTGA
- a CDS encoding choline dehydrogenase, translating to MNKHDRVDVVVVGSGMGGASATKILAEAGLRVVCLEQGRWTRPEDHPHTSPDWEWQRMTNWATATNVRRRPEDYPVDTQDENPLMWNGVGGSTVHYTATWPRFRPSDFRKGTEHGYAPDWPFTYEELAPYYVINDRDVGVSGWYGDPAMPPHEAFQTRPLPHGPLGRIAARGFDKLGWHWWPMPCAILAEDYDGRPACNNCGNCQSGCNRGSLADMQVTHWPKAIQAGAELRTFVRVERVELDRTGRAKGVVYVDLNTGTRHIQEADVVILACNGIGTPRLLLNSQSNRFPNGLANSNDLVGRFLMHHGLAIVEMWVDEPLDSHKGIVSAAMMCAEFAETDVKRGFINGLTIHIARLNGAGYQAAGSHSGNTAPWGKAHHRWFKRHFAHGLCALIVGEDLPLPDNRVTLSEAMVDSSGMAAPKVQYKLHPNDRRIVEFGIARALELAEAIGAFDVKVNRFEVAGKGYMPPAWHLLGTCRIGNDPETSVCNRWHQTWDVPNLYIMDGSTMPTSAAVNPTSTIGAMVVRAALHLRDHFAELRRAKRTLPN from the coding sequence ATGAACAAGCACGATCGCGTTGATGTTGTCGTCGTCGGGTCGGGCATGGGCGGGGCTTCGGCAACGAAGATCCTTGCCGAAGCCGGCCTGCGCGTTGTTTGTTTGGAGCAAGGGCGGTGGACGCGACCCGAAGATCACCCGCATACCAGCCCGGATTGGGAATGGCAGCGCATGACCAATTGGGCGACGGCTACCAATGTGCGCCGCCGACCGGAGGACTATCCGGTTGACACGCAGGACGAGAACCCGTTGATGTGGAACGGCGTCGGCGGCTCGACCGTGCACTACACCGCCACCTGGCCACGCTTCCGCCCGTCCGATTTTCGCAAAGGCACGGAGCATGGCTACGCACCCGACTGGCCGTTCACCTATGAGGAACTCGCGCCGTACTACGTGATCAACGACCGCGACGTAGGTGTGAGTGGTTGGTATGGTGATCCTGCCATGCCGCCTCACGAGGCCTTTCAAACCCGCCCGCTGCCGCATGGGCCATTGGGGCGTATCGCTGCGCGTGGTTTCGACAAGTTGGGTTGGCACTGGTGGCCGATGCCCTGCGCGATTTTGGCCGAGGACTACGACGGTCGGCCGGCTTGCAACAACTGTGGCAACTGCCAGAGCGGCTGCAACCGTGGCTCGCTGGCCGATATGCAGGTGACGCACTGGCCGAAGGCGATCCAAGCCGGCGCCGAGCTGCGCACCTTTGTCCGTGTGGAGCGCGTGGAGTTGGATCGCACCGGGCGCGCCAAAGGCGTGGTCTATGTGGACCTGAACACCGGCACGCGCCACATCCAGGAAGCCGATGTGGTCATCCTGGCCTGCAACGGCATCGGCACGCCGCGCCTGCTGCTGAACTCCCAGTCCAACCGCTTCCCGAACGGCCTGGCCAACTCGAACGACCTGGTGGGGCGTTTCCTCATGCACCACGGCCTGGCCATCGTGGAGATGTGGGTAGATGAGCCGCTGGATTCGCACAAAGGCATCGTCTCCGCCGCGATGATGTGCGCCGAATTTGCCGAGACCGATGTGAAGCGCGGCTTCATCAACGGGCTGACGATTCATATTGCGCGCCTGAACGGCGCCGGCTATCAGGCTGCCGGATCGCATTCTGGCAACACCGCGCCGTGGGGCAAGGCGCATCACCGCTGGTTCAAGCGTCACTTTGCGCATGGGCTGTGCGCGCTCATCGTGGGCGAAGACCTGCCGCTGCCGGATAATCGCGTCACGCTCTCCGAGGCGATGGTGGATTCCAGCGGCATGGCCGCGCCCAAGGTGCAGTACAAACTGCACCCGAATGACCGGCGTATCGTCGAGTTCGGCATTGCCCGCGCGCTGGAGTTGGCCGAAGCGATCGGCGCTTTCGACGTCAAAGTGAATCGCTTTGAAGTGGCCGGCAAAGGCTATATGCCGCCGGCATGGCATCTGCTCGGCACGTGTCGCATCGGCAATGATCCGGAGACGTCGGTGTGCAACCGCTGGCATCAAACGTGGGACGTGCCCAACCTCTACATCATGGACGGCAGCACCATGCCCACCAGCGCCGCCGTCAATCCCACCAGCACTATCGGCGCGATGGTCGTGCGCGCAGCGCTGCACTTGCGGGACCACTTTGCCGAGCTGCGCCGCGCCAAACGCACACTGCCGAATTAG
- a CDS encoding ABC transporter ATP-binding protein — protein sequence MSSLPLLQVQDLAKSFRGVQALQGYRLELMPHELIGVIGPNGAGKTTLFNTLTGVTPPTHGRIVFDGRDITRAAPDAICRAGVARTFQNIRLFRRLSVLDNVRIGLQAHTKDRLHAAVLRLPGFAARERQLERQARELLEMLSLADYADAQADALPYGLQRRLEIAIALATRPKLLLLDEPAAGMNPTEAESLMHLIARLHDELKLAIILIEHNMRVVMGICRRIQVLNYGRLIAEGRPEEIQQDPRVLEAYLGVAT from the coding sequence ATGTCTTCTCTCCCGCTCCTCCAAGTGCAAGACCTGGCGAAGTCCTTTCGCGGTGTGCAAGCGCTGCAAGGCTATCGGCTGGAGCTGATGCCGCATGAGCTGATCGGCGTGATCGGCCCGAACGGCGCCGGAAAGACCACGCTCTTCAATACGCTCACCGGCGTCACTCCGCCCACGCACGGGCGGATCGTCTTCGACGGTCGAGATATCACGCGCGCAGCGCCCGATGCGATCTGTCGCGCGGGTGTGGCGCGCACCTTTCAGAACATCCGCCTGTTCCGCCGGCTCTCGGTGTTGGACAATGTGCGCATCGGCCTGCAAGCGCATACCAAAGACCGCCTGCACGCGGCTGTGCTGCGCCTGCCCGGCTTTGCCGCGCGCGAGCGGCAACTCGAGCGACAAGCGCGCGAGCTTCTCGAGATGTTGAGCCTGGCCGACTATGCCGACGCGCAGGCCGACGCGCTGCCCTATGGCCTGCAGCGCCGGTTGGAGATCGCCATCGCACTCGCCACACGCCCCAAGTTGTTGCTGCTGGACGAGCCGGCTGCCGGCATGAACCCGACCGAGGCGGAGTCCCTCATGCATCTGATCGCCCGCCTGCACGACGAACTCAAACTCGCGATCATCCTGATCGAGCACAACATGCGCGTGGTGATGGGAATATGCCGGCGCATCCAAGTGCTGAACTACGGCCGACTGATCGCCGAGGGCCGGCCCGAGGAAATCCAACAAGACCCGCGCGTGCTCGAAGCCTATCTCGGCGTCGCCACTTGA
- a CDS encoding ABC transporter ATP-binding protein — protein MLSVQDLHVYYGRIHALKGISLQVSAGEIVALIGSNGAGKTTTLTTLSGLLRPREGRILFEGHDLTHLPAHQIVRLGVVHCPEGRQVFARLSVIENLRLAAAHRADRDGVARDLERVYALFPILAERRGQYAGTLSGGEQQMLAIGRALMSRPRLLLLDEPSLGLAPMVVETIFRVIEALRRDGVTILLVEQNAYQALRLADRAYVMETGYIKASGPARALADDPAVKAAYLGG, from the coding sequence ATGCTCAGCGTGCAAGATCTTCATGTGTATTACGGGCGCATCCACGCGCTCAAGGGGATCTCGCTCCAGGTGAGCGCCGGCGAGATCGTCGCGCTCATCGGCAGCAACGGCGCCGGCAAGACCACCACGCTGACGACGCTCTCCGGGCTGCTGCGCCCGCGCGAGGGGCGCATCCTCTTTGAAGGCCACGATCTGACGCACCTGCCCGCGCATCAGATTGTGCGCCTGGGTGTGGTGCATTGCCCGGAAGGACGCCAGGTGTTCGCGCGGCTGAGCGTGATCGAGAACCTGCGTTTGGCGGCGGCACACCGCGCCGATCGCGATGGCGTAGCGCGCGACCTAGAGCGCGTGTACGCGCTCTTCCCCATCCTGGCCGAGCGACGCGGCCAATATGCCGGCACGCTTAGCGGTGGGGAGCAGCAAATGTTGGCGATCGGCCGCGCCTTGATGAGCCGACCGCGCCTGCTGCTGCTCGATGAACCGTCGCTGGGGCTGGCGCCGATGGTCGTCGAGACCATCTTCCGCGTGATCGAGGCGCTGCGGCGCGACGGCGTCACCATCCTGCTGGTCGAGCAGAACGCCTACCAGGCGCTGCGGTTGGCCGACCGCGCCTATGTGATGGAGACGGGTTACATCAAGGCGAGCGGTCCGGCGCGCGCGCTGGCCGACGATCCGGCCGTGAAGGCCGCATATCTGGGAGGCTAA
- a CDS encoding branched-chain amino acid ABC transporter permease, translated as MLTPSYIAQQFINALNMGSIYALVAIGLTVVYGILRLINFAHGDMMTIGAYLGLAVLTALALPAWAALLIPMLVVGALGVLIERLAYRPLRGAPEVAMLITSLAISSLIQNGATMTLTAQPRPVRLPAELTQRVDVLGVNFAVMDVVIVGLAVALMIALTLFVQRTTLGIAMRACSENVRVTQLMGVDVNRVIAVAFAISAGLAAVAGVLWSGKFGLVDPFTGFVPGLKAFVAAVIGGIGNIPGAMLGGYLLGFAEVFFVAFTPPQVSGYRDAFVFVLLLVVLLVRPTGLLGAREVNRA; from the coding sequence GTGCTCACGCCCTCGTATATCGCTCAGCAATTCATCAACGCCCTGAACATGGGCAGCATCTATGCTTTGGTCGCCATTGGCCTGACGGTGGTGTATGGCATCTTACGGCTGATCAACTTCGCCCACGGCGACATGATGACCATCGGCGCATATCTGGGGTTGGCGGTGCTGACGGCGCTGGCGCTGCCGGCCTGGGCTGCGCTGCTCATCCCCATGCTCGTCGTCGGCGCGTTGGGGGTGCTCATCGAACGTCTGGCCTATCGCCCGCTGCGCGGCGCGCCGGAGGTGGCCATGCTCATCACGTCGCTGGCCATCAGCTCGCTCATCCAGAATGGCGCCACGATGACGCTGACCGCGCAACCGCGGCCGGTGCGCCTGCCCGCCGAACTGACGCAGCGCGTGGATGTGCTGGGCGTCAATTTCGCGGTAATGGATGTGGTGATCGTCGGGCTGGCCGTTGCCCTGATGATTGCGCTGACCCTCTTCGTGCAGCGCACCACGCTGGGGATCGCCATGCGCGCGTGCAGTGAAAACGTGCGCGTCACCCAGCTCATGGGGGTGGATGTCAACCGAGTGATCGCCGTCGCGTTCGCCATCAGCGCTGGCCTGGCTGCCGTCGCCGGCGTGTTGTGGTCGGGCAAGTTTGGCCTGGTGGACCCGTTCACGGGCTTTGTGCCCGGCCTGAAGGCGTTCGTTGCGGCGGTGATCGGTGGGATCGGCAACATCCCCGGCGCCATGCTGGGCGGCTACTTGCTGGGCTTCGCCGAGGTGTTCTTCGTCGCCTTCACGCCGCCGCAGGTGTCGGGCTACCGAGATGCCTTTGTCTTCGTGCTGCTGCTCGTGGTGCTGCTGGTGCGTCCGACCGGCTTGTTGGGCGCGCGCGAGGTGAATCGGGCATGA
- a CDS encoding branched-chain amino acid ABC transporter permease, with protein sequence MKRFAPLILIVVVMGLAGLAQSALNDYYQRVLSVIAINIILAVSLNLTNGYSGDFSLGHAAFMAIGAYTSAILTLPARTKAVAMPDLPPWLAQAELPFVVAALVGAGLAALVAFLVGIPVLRLRGHYLAVATLGLMVIVQVVALNWQPVTRGARGISGLPPFTTPLWAYGWMLIAVAVIWRIVHSPLGRAMMAVREDELAAACRGVSVFRTRLLAFVCGALFASIAGALWAHLITAITPSSFSFLITFNVVAMVVIGGAGSISGSVIGAVLMTLLPELLRRVETTLAIGGQPLYGLSQIVIALMMLAVMLFRPQGLMGRRELPDVLGGWVGAQRAPSPAPAEAAGEA encoded by the coding sequence ATGAAGCGCTTCGCGCCGCTGATTCTGATCGTCGTCGTGATGGGCTTGGCCGGCCTGGCGCAATCGGCGCTGAACGATTACTACCAGCGTGTGTTGTCGGTCATTGCGATCAACATCATCTTGGCCGTCAGCCTGAACCTGACCAACGGCTACAGCGGCGACTTCTCGCTGGGTCATGCGGCCTTCATGGCGATCGGCGCGTACACGTCGGCCATCCTCACTTTGCCGGCGCGCACCAAGGCCGTGGCAATGCCCGATCTGCCGCCGTGGCTCGCCCAGGCGGAGCTGCCGTTCGTCGTCGCCGCGCTGGTCGGCGCCGGCCTGGCGGCGCTGGTCGCGTTCCTGGTGGGCATTCCGGTGCTGCGCCTGCGCGGGCATTACTTGGCCGTGGCCACGTTGGGGCTGATGGTGATCGTGCAAGTGGTGGCGCTGAACTGGCAGCCGGTCACGCGCGGCGCGCGCGGCATCAGTGGCTTGCCGCCGTTTACCACGCCGTTGTGGGCCTATGGCTGGATGTTGATCGCCGTTGCGGTCATCTGGCGGATCGTTCACTCGCCGCTGGGACGGGCGATGATGGCCGTGCGCGAAGACGAGCTGGCCGCGGCATGCCGCGGCGTGTCGGTCTTTCGCACGCGCCTCCTGGCCTTCGTGTGCGGCGCGCTCTTCGCCAGCATTGCCGGCGCGCTGTGGGCGCACCTCATCACCGCGATCACTCCGTCGTCGTTCTCCTTTCTCATCACCTTCAACGTGGTCGCAATGGTGGTGATCGGCGGCGCGGGCAGCATCAGCGGATCGGTGATCGGCGCCGTGCTGATGACGCTGCTGCCGGAACTGCTGCGCCGCGTCGAGACGACGCTGGCCATCGGCGGCCAGCCGCTCTACGGCCTCAGCCAGATCGTCATCGCGTTGATGATGCTGGCGGTGATGCTCTTCCGCCCGCAAGGCTTGATGGGCCGGCGGGAGTTGCCGGATGTGCTGGGCGGATGGGTCGGTGCGCAACGCGCGCCCTCGCCGGCGCCCGCCGAGGCTGCGGGCGAAGCGTAA